Proteins encoded together in one Prochlorococcus marinus str. MIT 9211 window:
- a CDS encoding pyridoxal phosphate-dependent decarboxylase family protein: MIGKRDISQDPTLELFPSPDQFDDNFQAFLEEACLKLCDWFSKAEETGPLPSINDLPEVGPKFAGLSRKDLLKDLDLIMNGSFQPSHPGSLAHLDPPPLSASIVGDLICAGLNNNLLAEELSPSLSRLENNLCRWIAQKIGMKTGSGGVAASGGSLSNLMALVLARHHSGLSTDPNAVILVSEEAHVSIYRAIKIMGLPAEAIYKVSADNSGRLSINSLNEQIAKLKFLGHKCFCVVATAGTTIRGAVDPIDDISDFCFSEGLWLHVDASIGGVFSLAEETKSVVPGLSRADSITMNPQKLLGITKTSSLLLVANTNHLSSCFSIGFPYIEPSWGSTMNGGEMGMQGTRPAEILKLWLGLRQLGHSGIQALLVNSIERKTYFKNRINSDIFEIITGPLHLIALTPSAITKEQAAEWALSTRQLLMDNKFMLSRPLLNDRYYLKAVMGNPHTQNSHLDQLSNLLNQSI; the protein is encoded by the coding sequence TTGATCGGTAAAAGGGATATAAGTCAAGATCCAACCTTGGAGCTTTTTCCATCTCCAGATCAATTTGATGATAATTTTCAGGCATTCCTTGAGGAGGCTTGTTTAAAACTTTGCGATTGGTTTTCCAAGGCAGAAGAAACTGGTCCTTTGCCTTCAATCAATGATTTGCCCGAAGTAGGTCCTAAATTCGCTGGTTTATCCAGGAAGGATTTGTTGAAAGACCTGGATTTAATCATGAATGGCTCTTTTCAGCCTTCCCACCCAGGCTCATTAGCTCATCTTGACCCGCCTCCTTTAAGTGCATCAATTGTAGGAGACTTAATTTGCGCCGGTCTAAATAATAACCTTTTAGCAGAAGAGCTATCCCCCAGTCTTTCTAGATTAGAAAATAATTTGTGTAGATGGATTGCCCAAAAAATTGGTATGAAGACTGGTTCAGGAGGAGTGGCAGCAAGTGGTGGAAGTTTAAGCAATCTTATGGCGCTTGTGTTGGCTCGCCATCATTCTGGCCTCTCAACAGATCCAAATGCAGTAATTCTTGTTAGCGAAGAAGCGCATGTATCTATTTACAGGGCAATTAAAATCATGGGCCTGCCTGCTGAAGCGATTTATAAAGTTTCTGCTGATAATTCTGGGCGACTTTCCATTAATTCTTTGAACGAGCAGATTGCAAAATTAAAGTTTCTTGGCCATAAATGCTTTTGTGTTGTAGCTACTGCCGGAACCACCATACGTGGTGCCGTTGATCCTATTGATGATATTTCAGACTTTTGCTTTTCTGAAGGATTGTGGCTTCACGTTGATGCCTCAATTGGAGGAGTCTTCTCTCTAGCTGAGGAAACAAAGTCTGTTGTTCCAGGTTTGTCACGTGCAGACTCAATAACTATGAATCCTCAGAAACTTCTTGGGATTACGAAAACATCCTCTTTGTTACTTGTAGCCAATACTAATCACCTTTCTTCCTGCTTCTCAATAGGGTTTCCTTACATTGAACCATCTTGGGGATCGACTATGAATGGAGGAGAAATGGGAATGCAAGGAACAAGACCTGCTGAGATCCTGAAGTTATGGCTTGGTTTGCGTCAACTAGGACACTCTGGTATTCAAGCACTCCTAGTGAATTCCATTGAAAGAAAAACGTATTTCAAAAACAGAATCAACTCGGATATCTTTGAGATTATTACTGGCCCATTGCACTTAATTGCATTAACACCTAGTGCAATCACAAAAGAACAAGCAGCTGAATGGGCTTTGAGTACCAGGCAATTATTGATGGATAATAAATTTATGCTCTCACGACCACTATTAAATGATCGATATTATCTAAAAGCTGTTATGGGCAACCCTCATACACAAAATAGTCACTTAGACCAGTTGTCTAATCTTTTAAATCAGTCGATATAG
- a CDS encoding nucleoside deaminase: MRIAKPIELNEIKTREWMRRLLNRANELGKEDEVPVIAMILDNKGHCIGHGRNTRNTERDPLGHAELVALRQAKWLKKDWRFNDCTIIVTLEPCQMCAGALIQARMGKVIFGAPDTKRGGLGGSIDLSIHKSAHHKMIVHGGVMKYEAQELIRKWFSQRRRKRYG; encoded by the coding sequence ATGCGAATAGCTAAACCTATTGAACTAAACGAAATAAAAACAAGAGAATGGATGAGAAGGCTTTTAAACAGGGCAAATGAACTAGGTAAGGAAGACGAAGTGCCGGTAATAGCAATGATCCTCGACAACAAAGGACATTGTATAGGTCATGGAAGAAACACACGAAACACTGAGCGTGACCCATTGGGGCACGCTGAATTAGTTGCTCTTCGCCAAGCAAAATGGCTGAAAAAGGATTGGAGATTTAATGATTGCACAATTATTGTCACCCTTGAGCCATGTCAAATGTGCGCTGGGGCACTTATACAGGCAAGGATGGGAAAGGTTATCTTTGGAGCGCCAGATACTAAAAGAGGAGGTTTGGGAGGGAGCATAGATCTATCAATTCACAAAAGTGCTCATCACAAAATGATTGTTCATGGTGGGGTAATGAAATACGAAGCACAAGAACTAATACGTAAGTGGTTTAGTCAAAGACGTAGAAAACGGTATGGTTAA
- a CDS encoding pyridoxal-phosphate-dependent aminotransferase family protein encodes MTTAKAIPSVDNSLASSVAQINVPERLLLGPGPSNSNPSVLKAISLQPVGHLDPFYINLMAEVQSLLRYCWQTKNRLTLPMSGTGSAAMEATIANVVEEGDTVLIGIKGYFGNRLADMAGRYRANVKTIEKDWGEAFTLDEIEAALIEHRPSVFALVHAETSTGVCQPMEGIGDLCRKYDCLLLLDTVTSLGGVPLFLDEWKVDLAYSCSQKGLSCPPGLGPFTINERAEAKLNRRSDKVPNWYLDISLLNKYWGSDRVYHHTAPVNMNFGMREALRLIHEEGLENSWARHRTNAESLWNGLEDLGLELHVDKDIRLATLTTVRIPSGVDGKAFTSHLLNNFGIEIGGGLGSLAGNVWRIGLMGYNSKVENVEKILEIFDSELPKFKS; translated from the coding sequence TTGACGACTGCAAAAGCCATTCCTTCAGTAGATAATTCTCTTGCCTCTTCTGTAGCACAAATCAATGTGCCTGAAAGGCTTCTGCTTGGACCAGGCCCATCAAATTCAAATCCTTCCGTTCTCAAGGCCATTTCCCTTCAGCCTGTAGGACATTTAGATCCTTTTTACATCAACCTAATGGCTGAGGTTCAGTCATTACTGAGGTATTGCTGGCAAACAAAGAATCGTTTAACACTTCCAATGAGTGGTACCGGGAGTGCAGCTATGGAAGCAACAATAGCTAATGTCGTTGAGGAGGGCGACACCGTCTTAATTGGCATTAAGGGATATTTTGGTAATAGATTGGCTGATATGGCAGGTAGGTATAGAGCAAATGTCAAAACAATAGAGAAGGATTGGGGGGAGGCATTTACTCTTGATGAAATAGAAGCTGCATTGATCGAGCACAGGCCTTCTGTTTTTGCCTTGGTTCATGCAGAAACTTCTACAGGTGTTTGCCAGCCTATGGAAGGTATTGGAGACCTTTGTAGAAAGTATGACTGCCTACTCCTTTTAGATACTGTTACTTCCTTAGGCGGCGTTCCACTATTCCTTGACGAGTGGAAAGTTGATTTAGCTTATAGCTGTAGTCAGAAAGGTTTAAGTTGCCCTCCAGGACTAGGACCTTTTACTATTAATGAAAGGGCCGAGGCTAAGTTGAATAGGCGATCAGACAAGGTCCCAAACTGGTATTTAGATATTTCTCTTTTGAATAAATATTGGGGTAGTGACAGGGTCTATCACCACACAGCTCCTGTGAATATGAATTTTGGTATGCGTGAAGCTCTAAGATTAATTCATGAAGAAGGTTTAGAAAATTCATGGGCTAGGCATAGAACTAATGCAGAATCTCTTTGGAATGGATTAGAGGACTTAGGTTTAGAATTACATGTCGACAAAGATATTCGTCTAGCAACTCTCACAACAGTTCGTATTCCATCAGGAGTAGATGGCAAAGCCTTTACGAGTCACCTTTTAAATAATTTTGGCATTGAAATTGGAGGTGGCTTAGGTAGCTTGGCTGGCAATGTATGGCGAATAGGTTTAATGGGATACAACTCTAAGGTTGAAAATGTAGAAAAAATTCTTGAAATTTTTGATTCTGAATTACCAAAATTTAAGTCTTAA
- the glnA gene encoding type I glutamate--ammonia ligase produces the protein MSKKPREVLSQIKDEGIELIDLKFTDIHGKWQHLTVTADMVDEEAFKSGLAFDGSSIRGWKAINESDMAMVPDASTAWIDPFYRHKTLSLICSIQEPRSGEPYARCPRALAQKALSYLSSTGLADAAFFGPEIEFFLFDDVRYNSSEGNSFYSVDTIEAPWNTAREEEGGNLAYKIQYKEGYFPVSPNDTAQDIRSEMLLLMGQLGIPIEKHHHEVAGPGQHELGMKFASLINAADNVMTYKYVVRNVAKKYGKTATFMPKPVWNDNGTGMHVHQSLWKNGQPLFYGEGTYANLSQTAKWYIGGILKHAPSFLAFTNPTTNSYKRLVPGFEAPVNLVYSQGNRSAAVRIPLTGPSPKAKRLEFRSGDALANPYLAFSAMMMAGIDGIKNQIDPGDGVDVDLFELPSEQLSKISTVPSSLNDALDALKADNSYLTEGGVFDSDFIDNFIELKYEEVQQLRQRPHPHEFFMYYDA, from the coding sequence ATGAGCAAAAAACCCAGAGAAGTTCTCAGTCAGATCAAAGACGAAGGCATTGAACTAATTGACCTCAAATTCACTGACATACATGGCAAATGGCAGCATTTGACAGTAACAGCTGACATGGTGGATGAAGAAGCATTTAAAAGTGGACTTGCTTTTGATGGTTCCTCAATCAGGGGCTGGAAAGCAATCAATGAATCGGATATGGCAATGGTGCCTGATGCAAGCACTGCTTGGATAGACCCTTTTTATCGTCACAAAACACTTAGTCTCATATGTTCTATACAAGAGCCCAGAAGTGGAGAACCTTATGCCAGATGCCCTAGAGCATTGGCACAAAAAGCACTTTCATATTTGTCATCAACTGGCTTGGCTGATGCGGCGTTCTTCGGACCAGAAATTGAATTTTTCCTCTTTGATGATGTTCGTTATAACTCCAGCGAAGGTAATTCTTTCTATAGCGTAGATACGATTGAAGCTCCTTGGAATACAGCTAGAGAAGAAGAAGGAGGCAACTTAGCTTACAAAATCCAATATAAAGAAGGGTACTTCCCAGTATCTCCTAATGATACGGCTCAAGATATAAGGTCTGAGATGCTTCTATTGATGGGTCAACTTGGAATTCCAATTGAAAAACATCACCATGAAGTTGCTGGGCCTGGACAACATGAGTTGGGCATGAAATTTGCTTCGCTAATAAATGCTGCTGACAACGTAATGACCTATAAATATGTTGTAAGAAACGTAGCAAAGAAGTATGGAAAGACTGCGACTTTTATGCCTAAGCCAGTTTGGAATGACAATGGTACTGGAATGCATGTGCATCAAAGTTTATGGAAAAATGGTCAGCCTCTATTTTATGGTGAGGGGACATATGCAAATTTATCTCAAACTGCAAAATGGTATATAGGGGGGATACTTAAACATGCTCCTTCATTTTTAGCCTTTACAAACCCAACTACTAATAGTTACAAGAGGTTAGTCCCAGGATTCGAAGCACCAGTGAATTTGGTTTACTCCCAAGGGAATAGATCGGCAGCTGTTCGTATTCCCCTAACTGGTCCAAGTCCAAAAGCAAAAAGGCTTGAATTCAGGTCTGGAGATGCTCTTGCTAATCCTTATTTAGCATTTAGTGCAATGATGATGGCTGGTATAGATGGTATAAAAAATCAAATAGATCCAGGCGATGGAGTAGACGTTGACCTTTTTGAACTACCTTCAGAGCAACTTTCAAAAATATCAACAGTTCCATCTTCGTTAAACGACGCTCTTGATGCCCTCAAGGCAGATAATAGTTACCTAACAGAAGGAGGCGTATTTGATTCAGACTTTATAGATAATTTCATCGAATTAAAGTACGAAGAAGTCCAGCAATTAAGACAAAGGCCTCATCCACATGAGTTCTTTATGTATTATGATGCATAA
- a CDS encoding class I SAM-dependent methyltransferase translates to MAEQNLTKLAYQTLQQGKSIAGLAHKGLSTKLMELFAPEALPRGSDIGKELLEDLRTSMMELEQIDWQEAEAGIYPKSLLFEAPWIEWFTKYPLVWLDMPSIWERRRERKIRDLPKNIKEEIYPDYYLQNFHHQTDGYLSDHSAEIYDIQVEILFNGTADSMRRRVVSPIKRSLARFMNQGDRNLKVLDVATGTGRTIQQLRVALPNVDFYGLDLSGAYLKKASKYLNNRNGEMVQLVKGNAENMSFEDNKFNAISCVFLFHELPRVARQNVINECFRILKPGGKFVIADSIQMSDSPQFIPVMENFRTFFHEPYYLDYVKDDIEERLTSSGFTNIEGKSHFMTRVWVAEKT, encoded by the coding sequence ATGGCAGAGCAAAACCTTACAAAGCTTGCATACCAGACCCTCCAACAAGGCAAAAGCATTGCTGGCTTAGCCCATAAAGGCCTAAGCACAAAGCTTATGGAGTTATTCGCTCCAGAAGCACTCCCAAGAGGTTCAGATATTGGCAAAGAGCTCCTAGAGGACCTTCGTACCTCAATGATGGAGTTAGAACAAATTGACTGGCAAGAAGCTGAAGCTGGAATATATCCAAAATCGCTACTATTTGAAGCCCCATGGATTGAATGGTTTACCAAATACCCACTGGTATGGCTAGACATGCCTTCTATTTGGGAAAGGAGAAGAGAAAGAAAAATCAGAGACTTACCTAAAAATATAAAAGAAGAAATTTATCCAGATTATTACTTACAGAATTTTCATCACCAAACCGATGGCTATTTAAGTGATCATTCAGCTGAGATCTATGATATTCAAGTTGAGATTCTCTTCAATGGAACAGCCGATTCAATGAGGAGGAGAGTCGTATCGCCAATAAAAAGAAGTCTGGCCAGATTTATGAATCAGGGAGACAGGAATTTAAAAGTGCTTGATGTAGCAACAGGGACAGGAAGGACTATTCAGCAATTAAGAGTTGCCTTACCAAATGTTGATTTTTACGGACTAGATCTATCTGGAGCTTACCTCAAAAAAGCCAGCAAGTATTTAAATAATAGGAACGGTGAGATGGTTCAATTAGTTAAAGGAAATGCAGAAAATATGTCATTTGAAGATAATAAGTTTAATGCAATATCATGTGTATTTCTATTCCATGAACTCCCTAGAGTTGCTAGGCAGAATGTTATAAATGAATGTTTTAGAATATTAAAACCAGGAGGAAAGTTTGTTATAGCAGACTCTATTCAAATGAGTGATTCTCCTCAATTTATACCCGTAATGGAAAATTTCAGAACATTTTTCCATGAGCCATATTATTTAGATTATGTAAAAGACGATATAGAGGAAAGGCTTACATCATCTGGCTTTACTAATATCGAAGGTAAGTCACACTTTATGACAAGAGTCTGGGTGGCAGAAAAAACATAA